Proteins encoded together in one Solanum lycopersicum chromosome 7, SLM_r2.1 window:
- the LOC101259764 gene encoding B3 domain-containing transcription factor VRN1-like isoform X2: MMESCSNSYSAGSFYVIVEPSVMDDRQLRLPDKFVREHGDELLDTVKIIVPTDDFWCVGLKKAGKMIWLHDGWQEFMEHHSVNCWYFLLFKYGQTSCFNVHIFDLAATEIDYQLRSHGYAKSRDVAQDLSHRKDKIVGDNGFTSSIEIVDLLETEQGPESSAKSSELPHRAKRRKIASGKIKITRCYETRSKTNKLHDNGQLLNAKNLNISGNGSLTKPVGGKSVRRSIKTPIHSAVATGGTRKLFTSKQREKSLGRGRYDRRERAQQKVSETSRAIQTAKMFIPENPYFLQILEKYNVERNYILNIPVEFVRKYMPKTSELIELQDTDGNKWKVRCIRRKLRVLLSKGWLNFVTDNSLLVGDVCVFELLKNFQAVALILKVHMFRNRVEENSKNLHTGSLFEQTLSTGKNCVLQFDESKHTKSSDAFEPLSSDRTNHKTDTENSFGQQQEKSVVHGSSGNRRKRGRPMDAEANTDTENSFGQQQEKSVVHGSSGNRRKRGRPRDAEANTDTENSSRQQEEKSVVHGSSGNRRKGRRLRDAKGNSATTAAKMFTPENPYFMITLGEYHVVRNYILFQWN, from the exons ATGATGGAATCTTGCTCCAACTCCTACTCGGCCGGCAGTTTCTACGTCATTGTTGAGCCCTCTGTCATGGATGATCGTCAACTT CGGTTGCCAGACAAATTTGTCCGGGAACATGGAGATGAACTCCTTGATACCGTCAAGATTATTGTTCCCACTGATGATTTCTGGTGTGTGGGCCTGAAGAAGGCTGGTAAAATGATTTGGCTTCATGATGGTTGGCAAGAGTTTATGGAACATCATTCTGTCAACTGTTGGTACTTTTTACTCTTCAAATATGGACAGACCTCATGTTTCAATGTCCACATATTTGACCTAGCCGCTACTGAGATTGATTATCAACTTAGGAGTCATGGTTATGCTAAATCACGTGATGTTGCTCAGGATCTTTCTCACAGAAAGGATAAAATTGTTGGTGATAATGGCTTCACGAGCTCCATTGAAATTGTGGATCTTTTGGAAACTGAGCAGGGACCAGAGAGTTCAGCTAAGTCATCTGAACTTCCGCATAGAGCCAAAAGACGTAAAATAGCATCTGGAAAGATTAAGATTACACGCTGCTATGAAACAAGAagcaaaacaaacaaattacaTGATAACGGACAGCTATTAAATGCGAAGAATTTGAACATATCGGGCAATGGCAGTTTAACTAAGCCAGTAGGTGGAAAATCTGTTCGGCGAAGTATTAAAACTCCTATACACTCTGCAGTGGCAACTGGAG GTACAAGGAAATTGTTCACGAGCAAGCAACGGGAGAAATCTTTAGGGCGTGGAAGGTATGATCGTCGCGAAAGAGCACAACAAAAGGTATCAGAAACAAGCAGGGCCATTCAAACTGCCAAAATGTTCATTCCAGAAAATCCTTATTTCTTGCAGATTCTTGAAAAATACAACGTAGAACGGAACTATATTCTG AATATACCAGTTGAGTTTGTCCGGAAGTATATGCCAAAGACTTCAGAACTGATTGAACTTCAAGATACTGATGGAAATAAGTGGAAAGTCCGTTGCATTAGGAGGAAACTTCGGGTGCTTCTAAGCAAAGGATGGTTGAACTTTGTTACGGATAATAGTTTACTGGTAGGAGATGTTTGCGTCTTTGAGTTGCTCAAGAACTTTCAGGCTGTTGCATTAATACTGAAGGTGCACATGTTTCGCAATAGGGtggaagaaaattcaaaaaatttacacACTGGTAGCCTATTTGAACAAACTCTGTCTACTGGTAAAAACTGTGTACTTCAGTTCGATGAAAGTAAGCATACAAAGAGTTCAGATGCATTCGAACCATTATCTTCAGATAGAACCAATCACAAGACTG ATACAGAGAATTCATTCGGGCAGCAACAGGAGAAATCCGTAGTGCATGGAAGCTCTGGTAATCGTCGTAAAAGAGGACGACCAATGGATGCAGAAGCAAACACTG ATACAGAGAATTCATTCGGGCAGCAACAGGAGAAATCCGTAGTGCATGGAAGCTCTGGTAATCGTCGTAAAAGAGGACGACCAAGGGATGCAGAAGCAAACACTG ATACAGAGAATTCATCTAGACAGCAAGAGGAGAAATCCGTAGTGCATGGAAGCTCTGGTAATCGTCGTAAAGGAAGACGACTAAGGGATGCAAAAGGAAACAGCGCAACTACTGCTGCCAAAATGTTTACGCCAGAGAATCCTTACTTCATGATAACTCTTGGAGAATATCACGTGGTGCGGAACTATATTCTG TTTCAATGGAATTAA
- the LOC101259764 gene encoding B3 domain-containing protein Os11g0197600-like isoform X3: MMESCSNSYSAGSFYVIVEPSVMDDRQLRLPDKFVREHGDELLDTVKIIVPTDDFWCVGLKKAGKMIWLHDGWQEFMEHHSVNCWYFLLFKYGQTSCFNVHIFDLAATEIDYQLRSHGYAKSRDVAQDLSHRKDKIVGDNGFTSSIEIVDLLETEQGPESSAKSSELPHRAKRRKIASGKIKITRCYETRSKTNKLHDNGQLLNAKNLNISGNGSLTKPVGGKSVRRSIKTPIHSAVATGGTRKLFTSKQREKSLGRGRYDRRERAQQKVSETSRAIQTAKMFIPENPYFLQILEKYNVERNYILNIPVEFVRKYMPKTSELIELQDTDGNKWKVRCIRRKLRVLLSKGWLNFVTDNSLLVGDVCVFELLKNFQAVALILKVHMFRNRVEENSKNLHTGSLFEQTLSTGKNCVLQFDESKHTKSSDAFEPLSSDRTNHKTDTENSFGQQQEKSVVHGSSGNRRKRGRPMDAEANTDTENSFGQQQEKSVVHGSSGNRRKRGRPRDAEANTDTENSSRQQEEKSVVHGSSGNRRKGRRLRDAKGNSATTAAKMFTPENPYFMITLGEYHVVRNYILNIPPDFSRDYMPKTSEPIKLQNSDGSKWTAHCLRRKTCMFLSKGWVHFVRDNSLVLGDACVFELIKDIQADELILKVHIFRNKVEQNSTN; encoded by the exons ATGATGGAATCTTGCTCCAACTCCTACTCGGCCGGCAGTTTCTACGTCATTGTTGAGCCCTCTGTCATGGATGATCGTCAACTT CGGTTGCCAGACAAATTTGTCCGGGAACATGGAGATGAACTCCTTGATACCGTCAAGATTATTGTTCCCACTGATGATTTCTGGTGTGTGGGCCTGAAGAAGGCTGGTAAAATGATTTGGCTTCATGATGGTTGGCAAGAGTTTATGGAACATCATTCTGTCAACTGTTGGTACTTTTTACTCTTCAAATATGGACAGACCTCATGTTTCAATGTCCACATATTTGACCTAGCCGCTACTGAGATTGATTATCAACTTAGGAGTCATGGTTATGCTAAATCACGTGATGTTGCTCAGGATCTTTCTCACAGAAAGGATAAAATTGTTGGTGATAATGGCTTCACGAGCTCCATTGAAATTGTGGATCTTTTGGAAACTGAGCAGGGACCAGAGAGTTCAGCTAAGTCATCTGAACTTCCGCATAGAGCCAAAAGACGTAAAATAGCATCTGGAAAGATTAAGATTACACGCTGCTATGAAACAAGAagcaaaacaaacaaattacaTGATAACGGACAGCTATTAAATGCGAAGAATTTGAACATATCGGGCAATGGCAGTTTAACTAAGCCAGTAGGTGGAAAATCTGTTCGGCGAAGTATTAAAACTCCTATACACTCTGCAGTGGCAACTGGAG GTACAAGGAAATTGTTCACGAGCAAGCAACGGGAGAAATCTTTAGGGCGTGGAAGGTATGATCGTCGCGAAAGAGCACAACAAAAGGTATCAGAAACAAGCAGGGCCATTCAAACTGCCAAAATGTTCATTCCAGAAAATCCTTATTTCTTGCAGATTCTTGAAAAATACAACGTAGAACGGAACTATATTCTG AATATACCAGTTGAGTTTGTCCGGAAGTATATGCCAAAGACTTCAGAACTGATTGAACTTCAAGATACTGATGGAAATAAGTGGAAAGTCCGTTGCATTAGGAGGAAACTTCGGGTGCTTCTAAGCAAAGGATGGTTGAACTTTGTTACGGATAATAGTTTACTGGTAGGAGATGTTTGCGTCTTTGAGTTGCTCAAGAACTTTCAGGCTGTTGCATTAATACTGAAGGTGCACATGTTTCGCAATAGGGtggaagaaaattcaaaaaatttacacACTGGTAGCCTATTTGAACAAACTCTGTCTACTGGTAAAAACTGTGTACTTCAGTTCGATGAAAGTAAGCATACAAAGAGTTCAGATGCATTCGAACCATTATCTTCAGATAGAACCAATCACAAGACTG ATACAGAGAATTCATTCGGGCAGCAACAGGAGAAATCCGTAGTGCATGGAAGCTCTGGTAATCGTCGTAAAAGAGGACGACCAATGGATGCAGAAGCAAACACTG ATACAGAGAATTCATTCGGGCAGCAACAGGAGAAATCCGTAGTGCATGGAAGCTCTGGTAATCGTCGTAAAAGAGGACGACCAAGGGATGCAGAAGCAAACACTG ATACAGAGAATTCATCTAGACAGCAAGAGGAGAAATCCGTAGTGCATGGAAGCTCTGGTAATCGTCGTAAAGGAAGACGACTAAGGGATGCAAAAGGAAACAGCGCAACTACTGCTGCCAAAATGTTTACGCCAGAGAATCCTTACTTCATGATAACTCTTGGAGAATATCACGTGGTGCGGAACTATATTCTG AATATCCCACCTGATTTTAGCCGAGATTATATGCCAAAGACTTCAGAACCaattaaacttcaaaattcTGATGGCAGTAAGTGGACTGCACATTGCCTTAGGAGGAAAACGTGTATGTTTCTAAGCAAAGGATGGGTACATTTTGTTAGGGATAATAGTTTAGTGTTAGGAGATGCTTGTGTCTTTGAGTTGATCAAGGACATTCAGGCTGATGAACTTATACTGAAGGTGCATATATTCCGCAATAAGGTGGAACAAAATTCAACAAATTGA
- the LOC101259764 gene encoding B3 domain-containing transcription factor VRN1-like isoform X1, with protein MMESCSNSYSAGSFYVIVEPSVMDDRQLRLPDKFVREHGDELLDTVKIIVPTDDFWCVGLKKAGKMIWLHDGWQEFMEHHSVNCWYFLLFKYGQTSCFNVHIFDLAATEIDYQLRSHGYAKSRDVAQDLSHRKDKIVGDNGFTSSIEIVDLLETEQGPESSAKSSELPHRAKRRKIASGKIKITRCYETRSKTNKLHDNGQLLNAKNLNISGNGSLTKPVGGKSVRRSIKTPIHSAVATGGTRKLFTSKQREKSLGRGRYDRRERAQQKVSETSRAIQTAKMFIPENPYFLQILEKYNVERNYILNIPVEFVRKYMPKTSELIELQDTDGNKWKVRCIRRKLRVLLSKGWLNFVTDNSLLVGDVCVFELLKNFQAVALILKVHMFRNRVEENSKNLHTGSLFEQTLSTGKNCVLQFDENTENSFGQQQEKSVVHGSSGNRRKRGRPMDAEANTDTENSFGQQQEKSVVHGSSGNRRKRGRPRDAEANTDTENSSRQQEEKSVVHGSSGNRRKGRRLRDAKGNSATTAAKMFTPENPYFMITLGEYHVVRNYILNIPPDFSRDYMPKTSEPIKLQNSDGSKWTAHCLRRKTCMFLSKGWVHFVRDNSLVLGDACVFELIKDIQADELILKVHIFRNKVEQNSTN; from the exons ATGATGGAATCTTGCTCCAACTCCTACTCGGCCGGCAGTTTCTACGTCATTGTTGAGCCCTCTGTCATGGATGATCGTCAACTT CGGTTGCCAGACAAATTTGTCCGGGAACATGGAGATGAACTCCTTGATACCGTCAAGATTATTGTTCCCACTGATGATTTCTGGTGTGTGGGCCTGAAGAAGGCTGGTAAAATGATTTGGCTTCATGATGGTTGGCAAGAGTTTATGGAACATCATTCTGTCAACTGTTGGTACTTTTTACTCTTCAAATATGGACAGACCTCATGTTTCAATGTCCACATATTTGACCTAGCCGCTACTGAGATTGATTATCAACTTAGGAGTCATGGTTATGCTAAATCACGTGATGTTGCTCAGGATCTTTCTCACAGAAAGGATAAAATTGTTGGTGATAATGGCTTCACGAGCTCCATTGAAATTGTGGATCTTTTGGAAACTGAGCAGGGACCAGAGAGTTCAGCTAAGTCATCTGAACTTCCGCATAGAGCCAAAAGACGTAAAATAGCATCTGGAAAGATTAAGATTACACGCTGCTATGAAACAAGAagcaaaacaaacaaattacaTGATAACGGACAGCTATTAAATGCGAAGAATTTGAACATATCGGGCAATGGCAGTTTAACTAAGCCAGTAGGTGGAAAATCTGTTCGGCGAAGTATTAAAACTCCTATACACTCTGCAGTGGCAACTGGAG GTACAAGGAAATTGTTCACGAGCAAGCAACGGGAGAAATCTTTAGGGCGTGGAAGGTATGATCGTCGCGAAAGAGCACAACAAAAGGTATCAGAAACAAGCAGGGCCATTCAAACTGCCAAAATGTTCATTCCAGAAAATCCTTATTTCTTGCAGATTCTTGAAAAATACAACGTAGAACGGAACTATATTCTG AATATACCAGTTGAGTTTGTCCGGAAGTATATGCCAAAGACTTCAGAACTGATTGAACTTCAAGATACTGATGGAAATAAGTGGAAAGTCCGTTGCATTAGGAGGAAACTTCGGGTGCTTCTAAGCAAAGGATGGTTGAACTTTGTTACGGATAATAGTTTACTGGTAGGAGATGTTTGCGTCTTTGAGTTGCTCAAGAACTTTCAGGCTGTTGCATTAATACTGAAGGTGCACATGTTTCGCAATAGGGtggaagaaaattcaaaaaatttacacACTGGTAGCCTATTTGAACAAACTCTGTCTACTGGTAAAAACTGTGTACTTCAGTTCGATGAAA ATACAGAGAATTCATTCGGGCAGCAACAGGAGAAATCCGTAGTGCATGGAAGCTCTGGTAATCGTCGTAAAAGAGGACGACCAATGGATGCAGAAGCAAACACTG ATACAGAGAATTCATTCGGGCAGCAACAGGAGAAATCCGTAGTGCATGGAAGCTCTGGTAATCGTCGTAAAAGAGGACGACCAAGGGATGCAGAAGCAAACACTG ATACAGAGAATTCATCTAGACAGCAAGAGGAGAAATCCGTAGTGCATGGAAGCTCTGGTAATCGTCGTAAAGGAAGACGACTAAGGGATGCAAAAGGAAACAGCGCAACTACTGCTGCCAAAATGTTTACGCCAGAGAATCCTTACTTCATGATAACTCTTGGAGAATATCACGTGGTGCGGAACTATATTCTG AATATCCCACCTGATTTTAGCCGAGATTATATGCCAAAGACTTCAGAACCaattaaacttcaaaattcTGATGGCAGTAAGTGGACTGCACATTGCCTTAGGAGGAAAACGTGTATGTTTCTAAGCAAAGGATGGGTACATTTTGTTAGGGATAATAGTTTAGTGTTAGGAGATGCTTGTGTCTTTGAGTTGATCAAGGACATTCAGGCTGATGAACTTATACTGAAGGTGCATATATTCCGCAATAAGGTGGAACAAAATTCAACAAATTGA